In the genome of Dyadobacter fermentans DSM 18053, the window ACGATCGTATGGTCTTTCAAACTGCAATTGACGCCTGCATAGCGCAGCATCCCGACGATCTCCGACAGGTTCACATTTCTTGAAACCTGCCCCGTGAAGCGCCTCACGGGCACATCGCCCTGGTAAGTCACATCCACATCGTACCAGCGTGCAAGCTGCCGCATGACATCCCTGACGCCCGCATTTTTGAAATAAAACAAACCATCCTTCCACGCCACAGCCTCTTCCACCGGTTTGAATGCGGTTTGAATGCGTCCGCCCGGGGTGACGGCCGCCTGCTGGCCCGGTTGCAGCCGCGCCTGCCCCGACCGGTTCCTGACCGACACCGAACCTTCTACGAGCGTCGTGCGGGATGTGCCCTCCTCGGGATAGGCCATGATATTGAAGCTCGTACCCAGCACCTGCACCGTAGAGCCATTGAAAAGCACGGTAAACGGCCTCGCCGCGTCTTTCGTCACTTCGAAGTAGGCCTCGCCGGTGATCTCCACGGGACGTTCCGTTGCGGGAAACACCGACGGGAACCGGATAGACGACGAAGCATTGAGCCAGACCTTGCTGCCGTCGGGCAGCTGCACCTTGTACTGGCCGCCGCGGGGTGTCGATACCTTGTTCATGCCCGCCTTGCCGGCCGACCGGTTGTGATAAACCAGCAGCCCGTCGGCTTTTTTGGTGATTTCGGTGCCGCCCTGGCGGGCTACCAGGCCGCTTCGGACCTTGTCGAGCTCGATACCCGCGCCGTCGTCCAGGGTAAGCAATGCCTTATCGCCGCCGGGGAGCACATCCTGCGGGCTGGTTTGCCCGGCAATGGGCGCGGGCTGTTCCTGCGCGCTTTTCCGCTGTTTCCACAGCCCCGCCACGACCACCAGCACGGCAGCCACCGCGGCATACCGCACCCATAGGCGCCGCATAGCACCCCACGGCTTGCGGTGCCGGGAAGTGGTGAGGATCGAGCTGAGCATTTCACGGCTTTGCGACGCGTCGAAAAGGTTGCTTTCGCTGCCCGGTTCGAGCCAATGCTGTTTCATCGCGTCCCCGATGATGTCGTCGTGTGCGCCGGAGCGGATGTAGCGCATCAGTTCCTCTTCCTCGGCGGGCGTGGCCTCTCCCGAGTAATAGCGACTGAAAAGCGCACGGACCCGGACGTCCTTATCTTCGTTCATTGACCTGAAAAAACTGGTTCAATGAGAGGACAATGGCACCGGGATAAAAGGGGCTATCGGGTTACGAAAAATTTACAAAAAAATTTTAATCACCAGCAATGGGCTTATTCTCACACTTTTCCCGATGTGGGTAACAATGGACGCCGTGGCGATCTGAAGGTATTTTTTGACCGTCTCCCGCGACAGCCCCATGCGCAATGCGATCTCGCTGTATGATAGCCGCTGGTGCCGGCTAAGCATGTACACCTGCCGCTGCTGGGGAGGCAGCCGGTCGATCGCCTCGTCGATGAGCGCGTACCGGTAGTCGTCGGGCTGCTCGGGCATGATGTCGCCGGCCTCGTCCAGATCGGTGAAACGGGAACGTTCGACGGCGATTTTCTTCAATGCGTTCAGTGCGGCGTTTTTGGAAATGACGAAAAGGTAGACCGAGAAGTTTTCAATGCCGGAAAGCAGTTCGCGGTTCAGCCATATTTTCAGAAAAACGTCGTGAACGAGCTCTTCGGCAATCTGTTCGGAACGCGTAATGCGGTAAATGTGCATCCCAAGCCACTGGTGGTAATGGTCGAACAGCCGGCTGAACGCCCTCTCATCGCCCGCGGCCACCTGCCGGAGCAGCTCTTTTTCTTCGTTCAATGCGGACCGGTACGACATAGGAAAAGAGCGCCAAAGTGCTCAGGATAATCGGTGTAACTGTGAATACCATAAAGGCAGGCTGCATTTTATTCTACCACGACCGCCGCCAATTTTGTTTTTGCCTACCTGTTGCACGACTTCGCCCCGTAACTTTGCCGCATGAGATTTTCGCTGATCATACTGGCATTTTACATCGGGCTGCTTTCGTGCTTTCCCTGCCAGGATGCGCCTGTCCGGATGGCCGGTCAGATCAGCACGCAAGCCGGGCATGATGATGCGGGCCATGAGGATGAGCCGGGCGATTATTGCTCGCCTTTCTGCATTTGCGCCTGCTGCGCCACCGTAAATATGCCGCCGAAGATCTCCGGTTTTACAGTTCCTTCTCCAATGCCTGCGCCTTCCCGCGAGTCGTTTTTGTATAAAGCCTCCTCCGCCCAGACCAACGCGCATTTGATCTGGCAGCCTCCGCGGCACGTGTAACCTGTTTTGTTTTTCAGTCTGGTCCTTTTTGCCGTTTGCCTAGCAGCCGGTAGCGGGCTATTTGTGCACACTTTTCATGTTACATTCAAATGCTGGATAGAATCATTCTTTTTTCGATCCGCAATAAGCTGGTTGTGGGCATTTTTACGCTCACGCTTATTGTGTGGGGGCTATGGAGCGCGTCGAACCTGCCTGTCGACGCCGTGCCCGACATTACCAATAACCAAGTACAGGTTATCACGCTCACGCCCACGCTGGCCGCTCAGGAAACCGAGCAGCTGGTCACCTATCCCATCGAGCAAAGCCTGGCCAACCTGCCGGATCTGGTGGAAATGCGGTCGATCTCCCGGTTTGGCCTGTCGGTAATCACCGTCGTTTTTGAGGACGATACGGACATTTACTTCGCCCGCCAGCTCATTACCGAGCGGCTCAAAGAAGCGGAGCAGAACATTCCCAAAGGAATCGGGACGCCCGAGCTGGCGCCGGTGAGCACGGGTTTGGGGGAAATATTTCAATATGTGATCCACCCTAAAAAAGGCGCCGAAAACAAGTATTCGGCCATGGAACTGCGCACCATGCAGGACTGGATCGTGGCCCGGCAGCTCTACGGTACGCGGGGTGTGGCCGAGGTTAACAGTTTCGGCGGACTGCTCAAACAATACGAGGTGGCGGTAAATCCGCAGAAACTGAAAGGGATGAACGTCACCATCGCCGACATTTTTGAAGCGCTGGCCCAAAACAACGAGAATACCGGCGGCGCTTACATTGATAAAATGCCGAATGCTTACTTCATCCGCGGCATCGGGCTCGTGTCGTCGCTGGACGATATCCGCGCCATCGTGGTGAAGAATGTGAACGGCATTCCGGTGCTGATCCGCGATGTGGCCGAGGTGCGTTTAGGCCATGCCGTTCGGTATGGCTCGGTGACGTACAATGGCGAAAAGGAAGTGGTAGGCGGCATTGTGATGATGCTCAAAGGCTCCAACAGCGCGGCCGTGGTGGCGCGGGTGAAAGAGAAAATGGAAACCATCCGGAAATCGCTGCCTGCCGACGTGGAAATAGAAGCCTTTCTGGACCGTACCGACCTGGTAAACAGAGCCATATCCACCGTCCGCACCAACCTGATCGAAGGCGCATTGATCGTCATTTTTGTGCTGGTACTGTTCCTGGGTAACCTCCGCGCCGGGCTGATCGTGGCGTCGGCCATTCCGCTTGCAATGCTTTTCGCGCTGGGTATGATGCACACTTTCGGCGTTTCGGCAAACCTGATGAGCCTCGGCGCGATCGATTTCGGGCTGATCGTCGACGGGGCGGTGATCATTGTGGAAGCGGTACTCCACCATCTGGCGCTGCGCAAAACCACCGGCAGGCTTACGCAGGACGAGATGGACCAGGAGGTGTTTGAATCGGCCTCCCGCATCCGGAACAGCGCGGCGTTTGGGGAAATTATTATCCTGATCGTCTATATTCCGATCCTTTCGCTAGTGGGTATCGAGGGTAAAATGTTCCGGCCGATGGCGCAGACGGTGTCGTTTGCCATCCTGGGCGCGCTCCTGCTGTCGCTTACCTACATTCCGATGATGGCCGCACTGGTGCTGCCGAAGACGGTTTCCGACAAAAAGACGCTTTCCGACAAAATGATGGCGCACATGCAGGCACTCTACGCCCCTGTGCTTGCGTGGGCAATCCGGTTCAGGATAGCGGTTATTGCGGTGACCATGGTCGTTTTTGGCGTGGCGGTATTGCTTTTTGTGAGAATGGGCGGCGAATTCATCCCGCAACTCGAAGAAGGCGATTTTGCATTCCACTGCATTCTTCCGCAGGGCACATCGCTGTCGCAAAGCGTCGAAACGTCCATGCAGGCCAGCAGGATTATCCGCTCCTTCCCCGAAGTGGCGATGGTGGTGGGCAAAACGGGCAGTGCGGAAGTGCCGACGGACCCCATGCCACCCGAAGCCACGGACCTGATCATTGTCCTCAAACCCCGACGCGACTGGGCCACCTCCCAAAGCTATCCGGAACTGGCCCGGAAAATGGAAGAAAAGCTCGAAACCATTCCGGGCGTATTCTTTGAAGCTAACCAGCCTATTCAAATGCGGTTCAACGAGCTCATGACGGGCGTGCGGCAGGACGTTGCCATTAAGGTGTTCGGCGAGAATATCGATACCCTCGCCGCCATTGCACCGCGGGTGGCGCGCGTGGTGGAGTCGGTACGGGGCGCTACCAGCCCGCAAATGGAGCGCACAACCGGCCTTCCGCAAATCACCATCGAATACGACCGTGCCAAAATCGCTGCCTATGGGATGAATATCGCCGATATTAACCGGACGGTCCGCACGGCTTTTGCCGGGGAAGCGGCGGGCGTCGTGTTTGAAAATGAACGCAAGTTCGATCTGGTCGTCCGCCTGGATAGCGCCAACCGCTCGTCGATCGACGATGTGAGCGACTTGTTCGTAGCTATGGCCAACGGGACGCAGATCCCGCTCTCGCAGGTAGCGACGGTAGCCTTTCGCGAAGGCCCGGCGCAAATCAGCCGCGAGGATGGCAAACGCCGCATTGTGGTGGGTTTCAATGTGCGCGGCCGCGATGTGCAAAGCGTGGTGGAGGAAATCCAGGGCAAACTCGCCGCGGCAAAACTGCTGCCGACCGGCTACTATTACATTTATGGAGGAACTTTCGAAAACCTGCAAAAAGCCACGTCCCGACTGCTGATCGCCGTGCCGATTGCCCTCCTACTGATCCTCGTGCTGCTCTATTTCACATTTGGCTCTTTCGCGGAAGCATTGCTCATTTTCACCGCCATTCCGATGAGCGCCATCGGAGGAGTGTTTGCATTGCTGCTGCGCGGTATGCCGTTCAGCATTTCGGCCGGCGTGGGTTTCATCGCGCTGTCGGGAGTGGCCGTGCTGAATGGCATTGTACTCGTCAGCACGTTCAACCAGTTGAAAAAAAGCGGGTTTGACCAACTGACACCGCGCATTGTGGAGGGTACTAAAATACGGCTGCGGCCGGTGTTGATGACCGCGACGGTAGCGTCGCTGGGCTTTCTGCCCATGGCCCTCTCCCACGGGGCCGGCGCCGAGGTGCAGAAACCACTCGCCACCGTGGTGATCGGCGGGCTCGTCACCGCCACTTTTCTGACGCTCGTGGTGCTTCCATTACTGTACTTATGGTTGGAAAAACGCCACGGAAATGCATTCAAAACCCTGGCTATAATCGGCTTACTGGTTGCTGCATCCGGCCAGGCCTCGGCGCAGGACAGCCCGCCCGCCGTAAGGGTGAAGATCGGGCAGCTTCTCGAAGCCAGCAATGCCAACCTCGAACTGGAAGTGAACCGGAAGGCCATCAGACGGGACGAACACCAGGTCCGCGCGGCCGGGATCATTCCCAAAACGGGCGTATTCGCTGAAAACGAGGACCTTCGGCCCACCGATAGCCGAGGCATCCTCAAAATCGGCATTTCACAGAGCATTCCCTGGCCTGGGCTTTACAAGGCGCAGAAAAGCCGCTACAAGCACCAGCTCGAAGCCACAAAGGCGAGCGGCACGCTCATCGCAACGAACATCAGACGAGATGTACGATTGGTATATTACCAGCTCTGGTATTTGCAGGACAAAGGCCGCCTCCTCCGAAGCCTGGACAGCATCTACATAACCCTCAACCAGACAACCGCGCTCAGGGTACGCACCGGCGACACGCCCGGCCTGGACAGCATCGCATCCACCGCCCGTTCGCGCGAGCTGAGGGCGCTTATTTCCCAAAATGCGAACGAAATGCAGATCCAGCAGCGGCTGCTGATGCAGCTGCTGAATGCAGAAGGCCGATATCTCCCGCCGGACAGCGCATTGGAAAAACTGCCGCTGCCCGACAGCATCCTGCACCATCCCCACCCGGCTGTGGAGGTCCAGCAACGGAACGTCGACATTGCCCGCGCGGGCATAGCCGTGGCCCGCAACGAAAACCGCCCCGACTTCTCGGGAAGGTTCTTCTCGCAGCGCCTGTACGGGCTCAGCGACCCATTCACGGGCTTTTCCGTAACTGCCGCGTTCCCGATCCTCGGCTCTGGCTCGTACCGAAGCCGCGTAAAGGCAGCCACCGCGGATGCCGACCTGCAACAGAGCCAGCTTGCGTACAGTGAGCAGGTGTACCAGACCGGCCAGGCGCAGGCGCGGCAGGAGGTCGGGAAAAACAGCGCGCTACTGGCATACTATGAAAGTACCGGGCTCGCGCAGGCTTCCGAGATCATCCGGTCGGCTACGCTCGCTTACGGGCAGGGCGAGATCAGTTTTGCGG includes:
- a CDS encoding FecR family protein, which encodes MNEDKDVRVRALFSRYYSGEATPAEEEELMRYIRSGAHDDIIGDAMKQHWLEPGSESNLFDASQSREMLSSILTTSRHRKPWGAMRRLWVRYAAVAAVLVVVAGLWKQRKSAQEQPAPIAGQTSPQDVLPGGDKALLTLDDGAGIELDKVRSGLVARQGGTEITKKADGLLVYHNRSAGKAGMNKVSTPRGGQYKVQLPDGSKVWLNASSSIRFPSVFPATERPVEITGEAYFEVTKDAARPFTVLFNGSTVQVLGTSFNIMAYPEEGTSRTTLVEGSVSVRNRSGQARLQPGQQAAVTPGGRIQTAFKPVEEAVAWKDGLFYFKNAGVRDVMRQLARWYDVDVTYQGDVPVRRFTGQVSRNVNLSEIVGMLRYAGVNCSLKDHTIVVAQ
- a CDS encoding RNA polymerase sigma factor encodes the protein MSYRSALNEEKELLRQVAAGDERAFSRLFDHYHQWLGMHIYRITRSEQIAEELVHDVFLKIWLNRELLSGIENFSVYLFVISKNAALNALKKIAVERSRFTDLDEAGDIMPEQPDDYRYALIDEAIDRLPPQQRQVYMLSRHQRLSYSEIALRMGLSRETVKKYLQIATASIVTHIGKSVRISPLLVIKIFL
- a CDS encoding DUF6660 family protein; this translates as MRFSLIILAFYIGLLSCFPCQDAPVRMAGQISTQAGHDDAGHEDEPGDYCSPFCICACCATVNMPPKISGFTVPSPMPAPSRESFLYKASSAQTNAHLIWQPPRHV
- a CDS encoding CusA/CzcA family heavy metal efflux RND transporter, translating into MLDRIILFSIRNKLVVGIFTLTLIVWGLWSASNLPVDAVPDITNNQVQVITLTPTLAAQETEQLVTYPIEQSLANLPDLVEMRSISRFGLSVITVVFEDDTDIYFARQLITERLKEAEQNIPKGIGTPELAPVSTGLGEIFQYVIHPKKGAENKYSAMELRTMQDWIVARQLYGTRGVAEVNSFGGLLKQYEVAVNPQKLKGMNVTIADIFEALAQNNENTGGAYIDKMPNAYFIRGIGLVSSLDDIRAIVVKNVNGIPVLIRDVAEVRLGHAVRYGSVTYNGEKEVVGGIVMMLKGSNSAAVVARVKEKMETIRKSLPADVEIEAFLDRTDLVNRAISTVRTNLIEGALIVIFVLVLFLGNLRAGLIVASAIPLAMLFALGMMHTFGVSANLMSLGAIDFGLIVDGAVIIVEAVLHHLALRKTTGRLTQDEMDQEVFESASRIRNSAAFGEIIILIVYIPILSLVGIEGKMFRPMAQTVSFAILGALLLSLTYIPMMAALVLPKTVSDKKTLSDKMMAHMQALYAPVLAWAIRFRIAVIAVTMVVFGVAVLLFVRMGGEFIPQLEEGDFAFHCILPQGTSLSQSVETSMQASRIIRSFPEVAMVVGKTGSAEVPTDPMPPEATDLIIVLKPRRDWATSQSYPELARKMEEKLETIPGVFFEANQPIQMRFNELMTGVRQDVAIKVFGENIDTLAAIAPRVARVVESVRGATSPQMERTTGLPQITIEYDRAKIAAYGMNIADINRTVRTAFAGEAAGVVFENERKFDLVVRLDSANRSSIDDVSDLFVAMANGTQIPLSQVATVAFREGPAQISREDGKRRIVVGFNVRGRDVQSVVEEIQGKLAAAKLLPTGYYYIYGGTFENLQKATSRLLIAVPIALLLILVLLYFTFGSFAEALLIFTAIPMSAIGGVFALLLRGMPFSISAGVGFIALSGVAVLNGIVLVSTFNQLKKSGFDQLTPRIVEGTKIRLRPVLMTATVASLGFLPMALSHGAGAEVQKPLATVVIGGLVTATFLTLVVLPLLYLWLEKRHGNAFKTLAIIGLLVAASGQASAQDSPPAVRVKIGQLLEASNANLELEVNRKAIRRDEHQVRAAGIIPKTGVFAENEDLRPTDSRGILKIGISQSIPWPGLYKAQKSRYKHQLEATKASGTLIATNIRRDVRLVYYQLWYLQDKGRLLRSLDSIYITLNQTTALRVRTGDTPGLDSIASTARSRELRALISQNANEMQIQQRLLMQLLNAEGRYLPPDSALEKLPLPDSILHHPHPAVEVQQRNVDIARAGIAVARNENRPDFSGRFFSQRLYGLSDPFTGFSVTAAFPILGSGSYRSRVKAATADADLQQSQLAYSEQVYQTGQAQARQEVGKNSALLAYYESTGLAQASEIIRSATLAYGQGEISFAELSQFLAQAVDIRRNHLESLHAYNQSVIQLYYFINPTQ